The genomic segment GCCGTCCTTGGCGGCATCGTTTCTTTCTCCGTCGCACAGGACAATCGGCAGGCAAAAATGGCCGAACTCAAGGCGAAGCTTGCCCCTGCGCTTAGCCTTTCGATTGAAGAGCTTCAGTTGGCGCTCTCAATCAAAGTGCATGAGAGGTTCGATGGAGCTTCCATTATTGCTGACGATGACGAGAGCACGTTCCTGGGAAAGATATCGAACGAAGTGGCGTCCGATTCCATTTTTAATGATGTCGGACGATATGGCAGCGTAGTTTCGTCCACATCGATTTGGAATCAGGTTGGTCGTTTTGGTGGTGAAGTGGCCCGTCACAGCCCATTCAATCGAGTGTCTTCGTCGCCGCCACTCATCGTGAAAGACGGCAAGGTGATAGGGCGATTGACCGTGAATAAGGTGATACGAGGCGCAGTAGATCCAAACTGGCTGAAGACATATTACAAATGACGCCGGCTAACAAAATCACTGGAGCGAACGCGGGCGGGCCACGTCAGTTGCCAATATGGTCGCGCTGGGCCGCCCGCGTCGCTCAGTTCTGGCGTTAGGCCGCACCACACACCATGAGCTACTACATCCTCGAAGGCGACGACACGAAAGGGCCATTCACAATCGGACAGCTACGCTCGATGTGGAACACAGGCAGCATTACGACGAAGACGATGCACTGTCGGGAGGATGATGCCGAGTGGCGGCCATTGAGTTCCATTTTGCATGAGCTTGAGCCACCAGCCAAGCCACCACCTCTGGCGGCACTTCCTCAGCAGCCCAGCATGGTTGTCGTGCGGCCAGCGAAGAGCAGAGGCGTTTATATCATACTTGGTCTTTTCTTTGGACTCATTGGCGTCCACAATTTCTACGCTGGTTATCACGGACGCGGCGCAGCCCAGTTGATTATCACGCTCTTGCTCGGCTGGATCATTATTGGTCTCGTTATTACGTTCATTTGGGTGCTCGTTGACTTGTTGAGCGTCACCCACGACGCAGATGGTGAGAGGATGACATGAGAAAGTTGCAGCCTAACCAGGGCGCTGCAGCGAACGGCCTCTCCGCCGTGCGTTCGAGCGTCGCGGGAATTCGTGAGCGCACCGTGCGCTCCACCGCCGCCGCCGAGGCCGTCGCTGAGCTTGGTCGCCCGCCTTTCGGCCCAAGTGCGTGTGCACCAACGGGCTGCTACAAGTTCGGTGGAGGTTTGCCAGCAGCGCTGTCAGTGAGGCGTGTTGCGGTGGCGTAATTCGCCACCCCTCGCCCACCACTGCCCCAGTAGCCGCTAACCAGTCACGGTTCCCCGCCCTACGCTCATAACCCACAAAGTTATGAAGCCCCGGTTCCGTATGTATCAGCGCGGCTGCAATGGCCGCTTCTACCTCGAAGACAACTCCACCGGCAAGCAGGAGAGCCTCGGCACGTCCGACCGCGCCGAAGCCCTCCGCCTGCTCCACGCGCACAACGAGGCCGCCTATCAACCCGCGTTCAACGCGCACCTGGCCCGCGCCTATCTCGTCGCCGCCGATCCGGAGATCAGCCAGCGCTCGTGGCAGTTCGTCATGGACGAGCTGATGCGCGCCAAGACGGCCAGCGCGCCGCTCACCGCCGCGCGTTACGAGAGCGCGTTCCGCGAGGCGCCCTTCGACGCGCTGCGCCATCTGCCTGTCATCGAGACGCGCGCGGATACGTTCTTGAAAGTGCTTCAGTCCGGCACGATCTCGACGAACGTGTTTCTGCGGCGGCTCCACAGTTTCGCCTTGGGCATGGGCTGGCTGCCGTGGCCGCTGCTCATGCACCGGCAGTGGCCCAAGCTGCGCTTCGAGTCCCGGCGCGCCATCACCGCCGAGGAGGCGCAGCGCATCCTCGCGGCGGAGAAGAACGTCGAGTGGCGCGCGTTCCTGGAGCTGCTCTGGCACGTCGGCGCGGCG from the Verrucomicrobiota bacterium genome contains:
- a CDS encoding DUF4339 domain-containing protein, with the protein product MSYYILEGDDTKGPFTIGQLRSMWNTGSITTKTMHCREDDAEWRPLSSILHELEPPAKPPPLAALPQQPSMVVVRPAKSRGVYIILGLFFGLIGVHNFYAGYHGRGAAQLIITLLLGWIIIGLVITFIWVLVDLLSVTHDADGERMT